A window of Paraburkholderia megapolitana genomic DNA:
AAGCGTCGATCTCGTGCGCGAAGCCGATGTGCAGATGCGGCATATTTCGCGGCTCACGCGTGAAGCCGTGCATCTCGGTGCTTTCGACGAGAACAGCATCGTCTACATCCACAAGATCGATGCCGATTACGACCTGCGCATGCAATCGCGCATCGGCCGGCGCAATCCGCTCTACAGCACCGCGATCGGCAAGGTGCTGCTGGCATGGATGGAGCCGGATGAGGCACGCCACGTGCTATCTACCATCGAGTTCCGCAAATCGACGCAGAAAACGCTCGGTTCCGCGGATGCCGTGCTGAGCATCCTGCCGCGCGTACGCGAGCAGGGCTACGGCGAGGACAACGAAGAGCAGGAAGACGGCCTGCAATGCATTGCCGTACCGGTGTTCGACCGTTTCGGCCATGTGATTGCAGGTTTGTCGGTATCGTTTCCGAGCATGCGCTGTGGCGCCGATACGAAGGCGCATTACGTCGCGTTACTGAAAGAGGCCGGTCGTGCGAT
This region includes:
- the kdgR gene encoding DNA-binding transcriptional regulator KdgR is translated as MRDAARAAARKTKADDIALADSADLIADGGGAERVESVAAVNKVFAILQALGENNQIGISELSQRLVMSKSTVHRFLQTLKALGYVAQEEDTDRYRLTIKLFELGAKSLQSVDLVREADVQMRHISRLTREAVHLGAFDENSIVYIHKIDADYDLRMQSRIGRRNPLYSTAIGKVLLAWMEPDEARHVLSTIEFRKSTQKTLGSADAVLSILPRVREQGYGEDNEEQEDGLQCIAVPVFDRFGHVIAGLSVSFPSMRCGADTKAHYVALLKEAGRAISVQLGYAEAVAGNG